Within the Candidatus Methylomirabilota bacterium genome, the region TCACCGGCCTCACGATGGCCGCGGTACAGCAGATCCCGGAGCGCTTTCGGCTCCAGGTGCTGGCGCTCGGCGCCTCGCGCGCGCAGATGACCTGGGTGCTGGTGAAGGAGGCGCGCCTGCCCCTCCTCGCCGCCATGATGGCCGGCTTCGGCGGCGTGATCTCCGAGGTCGGGGCTTCGATGATGGTGGGCGGAAACCTCAAGGGCTCGACGCGGGTGCTGACGACGGCCACGGTGCTGGAGACCAGCAAGGGCAACTTCGACATCGCGATCGCCCTGTCGGTGATCCTGCTTGCGATCACCTTCCTGGTGAACTGGGCGCTGACCGCGATACAGCAGCGGCGCTGACGCCGCGGCGGCTCAGCGGCGACGCGGCGTCTTGGCCCGGCGGCGAGCGCGCGGCCGACCCCGCGAGGCGATCTCGTCGCGGGTGGGGCCCGTGGGGCCGAGCGCCTCGTCGATGCGGTCGCGGAGGGCGCGGAGCCGCTCGAGCAGCAGTCGGCCGGCCGGCGTGAGGATGGTGCCGCGGGCGGCTCCCTTGCCCGGCCGGGTGAGGAGGAGCGGCGCCCCGAGCACCGATTCGGCGCGGCGCAGATAGCCCCAGGCGTGGCGATACGACCAGCCGATCTCGCGCACCGCCTCGGCGAGCGAGCCCGAGCGGGCGATGCCTTCCAGCAGATGGAGGCCCCCGTCCCCGATCATGAAGCGGCCGCCATGCTCCAGCCAGATCTTGGTCTTGGGTTGAGCGGCCAGTATGCTCTCGTGAGCCGATTGAAGGGCCCCCACGCCCTCGGTAGCATTTCGTCTCATACCGCTACGGTAACACGGGGCGTCCCTTCACCCTCGGAGGCTCAGATGAAGCTCAGCGCGCGCAATGTTCTGCCCGGCAAGGTCGTCCGGGTGACCCGGGGGACCACCACCGCCCACGTGAAGATCGACCTCGGAGGCGGGAAAATCGTCACTGCCTCCATCACCAACGAGGCGGTGCGCGAGCTACGGCTCAAGAAGGGAGACCGCGCCTACGCCGTGATCAAGGCCTCCGACGTCATGGTCGCGAAGGACTGATGCGGCTCGTCCGCCCCGCCGCCGCCCTGGCCGCGCTGCTGCTGGTCCTGCTCGCGGCGGGCGGGCTGTACGGTCGTGGGATCGTTGCGGCGGACAAACGTGTAATCACCGACTCGACGGGGCGGCGGGTCGAGATCCCCGCGCGCGTCGAGCGCGTGTTCGCGGCGGGCGGCCCAGCCAGCGTCCTCGTCTACGCGCTGGCCCCCGACAAGCTGGTGGGCTGGAACCGCGCGCCCAGCCCCGAGGAGCGCGTTTTCCTCCCGGATCGTGCGGGCGCCTTGCCCACGCTGGGCCGCCTCACCGGGCGCGGCAACACCGCCAACGTCGAGGTCGTGCTCGCGGCCAAGCCCGACGTCATCGTCGACTACGGCACTCTCGGCCCCACCTACGCCTCGCTCGCCGATCAGGTGCAGCAGCAGACCGGCGTGCCGTACCTCCTCTACGACGGGAGCCTCGCCGCCGTGCGCACGGTCTCCGAGGCCCTGGGCGAGGTGCTCGACGCACGCGGTCCCGCGCGCGCCCTCGCCCGCTACGCTGAGCGCACGCTCGGCGAGGTCGACCGCCGCATCGCGCGCGTGCCCGCGGACAAGCGG harbors:
- a CDS encoding iron ABC transporter substrate-binding protein, whose amino-acid sequence is MRLVRPAAALAALLLVLLAAGGLYGRGIVAADKRVITDSTGRRVEIPARVERVFAAGGPASVLVYALAPDKLVGWNRAPSPEERVFLPDRAGALPTLGRLTGRGNTANVEVVLAAKPDVIVDYGTLGPTYASLADQVQQQTGVPYLLYDGSLAAVRTVSEALGEVLDARGPARALARYAERTLGEVDRRIARVPADKRPRVYYARGPKGLETAAPGSINVESLDRMGARNVAGGDAGPARLGSVSVEQVLAWNPDVIVTVDPGFAASVRGDRLWRDVKAVKEGRIYLAPLLPFPWVDSPPSVNRLIGLWWLGRALYPAEFPEDLRVEARTFYALAYHRTPDDRQLDALLGASRRSSP
- a CDS encoding ABC transporter permease is translated as MGLIAEGILHAFRLLLSGDPEVWQITLLSLQISGAATLLSLAIGIPAGTALALARFPGRGLVVSLVNTGMGLPPVVVGLFVTILLWRNGVLGALELLYTPTAMVLAQLVIAAPIVTGLTMAAVQQIPERFRLQVLALGASRAQMTWVLVKEARLPLLAAMMAGFGGVISEVGASMMVGGNLKGSTRVLTTATVLETSKGNFDIAIALSVILLAITFLVNWALTAIQQRR
- a CDS encoding LysR family transcriptional regulator, with protein sequence MGALQSAHESILAAQPKTKIWLEHGGRFMIGDGGLHLLEGIARSGSLAEAVREIGWSYRHAWGYLRRAESVLGAPLLLTRPGKGAARGTILTPAGRLLLERLRALRDRIDEALGPTGPTRDEIASRGRPRARRRAKTPRRR
- a CDS encoding molybdopterin-binding protein, which codes for MKLSARNVLPGKVVRVTRGTTTAHVKIDLGGGKIVTASITNEAVRELRLKKGDRAYAVIKASDVMVAKD